Part of the Candidatus Delongbacteria bacterium genome, CCCACAGAGGGCCTCGGCGCATGAACCAGGAATTGTAGCGCCGTGTGTGCCGGATCTGGACATGGTTCATCAGGCCGGAAATGCTGCCGATTTCCCGCTGTGACACCATCAGCGCAGCCATGCCCGGCATCAGGCACCAGGCGTGGAGTCGGCAATTGTGCAAACGGCAGCCGTCCTCGAGCAATTGCAGGTATTCCAGTGCATTCCAGACTTCCCGGTAGAGCATTTCGCGTGCCACCACCCAGGCCTGTATCCGGTAGACCCGATCCTGAACCAGTTCCCTTCTGCGTGCCATGCCGCCCTCCATTTCCGTGTGACGCCCCAAGGACGGATCCGCCTTTCGACTGCACAAGATCCGGCCGGCGTGGGACAGCAATCGCCGGGGCGCGTGTCAGGGGAACTGGACGGTGGCGGCTTTGTGGCGGGCGCACCTGTCAGAAGATTCCATGGCCCGCGCGCCCAGCATTGTCCCGGCGAAATCTGTACCCCCCACGCGCGTCATGCCTCCCAGCGTACTGGCGGCCGCCACTGGATGGCCGTGCTGATCTTCATCGGATTCATGCTGGCGGTGGGTTGGTTGTGTCACCAGTCGCTGCGCGAGCCACCCTTCGACCTCTTCGGGCTCACGGAACGGACGATCACTTCGAAAAGACCCCAGCCGATGTCTGACACGGAACCCCGCATTGGCTTATCGCCCCCATGGGCAAAGGGTGACTGCAGAGCTTTCAAGCGCATCCATGCTGCGGGGCAGAGGCCATTGCGCAGCGCCACGATGACGGATCATTTCCCTGGAGTTTGCGTGAAGGGTCACAACCGAATGAATGCAACAGTCTCTCATTGCGCTGAATCGCGGGGTCGGGAGTGACGTCGTTCAAGCGTTCACACGTGTCCACATGATTCCTGAGTGATTGGATGTGAGACCGTCCCGGCGCCTTCGTGCGCTGCAGGAAGGGCGGACCCGCGCCTGCCACAGCAAGATCCAGCGGGAGTGGGACAGCGATCGTCGGGCAGGCAATCAGGGGAAGTGGACTGTGGCGGCATCCGGGCAGGCGGGCTTGTCGGCGAAAATGTCACGCGGGAAAGGTGTCTTTCCCGCGTGACATGCATGTGAACCGGACGGTCAGATTCCGCGGTCGGGTCTGGGAGTGTCGACCGTGGAAGGCGGCAGAATGGGCAGGGTGATCTGCGGCTGCTCGCCCGTCAGGGTCTTGAGGAAGGCCACGATGCGGGTGGCTTCCTCGTCCGTGACGGGCAATCCCAGCTGGATGTCGGCCATGGTCATCACGGCTTCCTTCAGATCCCAGACACTGCCGTCGTGGAAGTAGGGATAGGTCAGTTCGATGTTGCGCAGAACGGGCACCTTGAACACGAAGCGGTCGGCCTCGTTCGCGGTGACATTGAAGCGACCCAGGGTCGTCGAATCGCGATAGGGCTTCTTGAGGCCCATCTTCTGGTACATGGCGCCACCCACGGCGAGGCCGTTGTGACAGGTCACACAGCCCTTCGCCTTGAAGAGGCGATATCCTTCCAGTTCGGTTTCGGTCAGAACTCCATCGTCGCCGTAGAGCCAGCGGTCGAAACGGGAATTGGGCGTGGTCAGGGTTTCCTCGAAGGCCGCGATCGCGTCCTGGACCGCATCCATCGTGGGGGGCGCGGAGTAAACGGCGTTGAACTGTGCCACATACTCGGGGATGGTGACCAGCACGTCGAGGGCGGCTTCATGCGTGAAGGCCATTTCACCGGGGTTGGCCACCGGTCCGCCGGCCTGTTCCTTCAGGTCCGCCGCTCGGCCATCCCAGAACTGGGCCAGATTGTAGCGCGCGTTGAGCACGGTGGGGCTGTTGATGGGACCCAGCTGCCAACCATGGCCAATGGAACTGGGCAGGTTGTCCACTCCACCCGTGGCCAGATTGTGGCAACTGTTGCAGGAGAGGAAACCGCTCTTGGAGAGGCGCGGTTCGAAGAACAGCTGCTTGCCCAGTTCCACCTTGGCCGGGTTGGCCACGGTCTCGGTCAAGGGCAGGGGTGCCAGGGGCTCGCCTTCGCGGATCGTGGGTGTTGTTGCGGATTCGGCCATCGGGGCGCCGGACTCCTGCTGACTGCAAGCGGTTGCCAGGCCCATTGCAGCCAGGCAGATCAGGAACAAGGATCGGTTCATGGTGGACTCCATGGTTCGGAAGGTGGTCGGTGGGCTGGCGGGATGCAGCTCAAGGCAAGAAAGTCCGCCCGCCCCAAGTCTTTACGTCACAATGATTTGTGGCGTGTCACAAAGGTACGGAGGGGGTCGGTGTCGCACAAGCGCGTCGGGCACTCGATCGCTGGTCTGCGTCGAATGCGGGATCAGCGGACGGCGTGCGAATGTTTGCTCAGGACACGATTTGTTGGCGATGTCATGGTCTCCCGGGACCATCACCGATGGCAAGGGTGCACGTGCGAAGTGTGTCCAGTGAAGGATTGAGGCAGGCATCGGGCATCCGTTCCATTGACACCCGACCCGGGGAATCGAATCTTCGGCGGCAGAAAAACAAGACCGCGCCCCCACAACAACCGTCAGCGCTCAAGATTCCCGGGAGTCCGCCATGCACGCCTCTGCGTCCTCGTTGTCCCTTCGTCGGCTCTGCTCCAGCGGCTGGATTCTGGCGTTGCTGATTCTGCTGCCATTGCGCGGTTCCCTGGCCACCGAAGTATTCTCCCAGCCTTTCAATGGCACGGGCACGATCCATCGCTCCTGCTTCATGGATCCCGACGGCAGCAACTGGGACGAGTTCGCCTGGGACAGTTTCCAGCTTGCCAGCGCCGAGGCGATCACCGAAATCCACTGGCGGGGCGGTTTCTCGCCCGCCTACAATCATTCGGGTGGTCCGGTTCAGGAGTTCGAGGTGGCGCTGGTGGCCAACAACCTGTCGCTCTGGGAACCCGATGTGGTGCATCCTCCGCTGGTTCGCTGGTTCTCGGGCGACAATTGCGGGCAGACCCTCGTGGGCACTTTCGGTGGCACCCAGCTCTACGATTACCACTTCACCCTGCCCTCGCCCTTCCAGGCTGCGGCCAACACTCGGTACTGGATTCACATCACCGCGTATCAGAACGGTGTGCCCGACTGGGGCTTCGCGGCCGCCAGCGGGGGCAACGGCTCCCATTTCCGCAAGCAGTCGGAATACATGTACCAGTCGGTGCCCGGGGACTTCGCCTTCAGCCTGTTCACGTCCGCAGCACCCACGGCCCTGATCGTCGCGGATGTCAATCCGGTGAACGGCGGTTCGGTCTTCGGAGATGGAGTGTATCCACTGAATGCCAGCGCCCTGCTCAGCGCGACTCCTGCCTCGGGCTTTGGCTTCGATCGCTGGACCGAGGCCGGCAGCACTGTCAGCCATTCGGCCAACTACACGTTCACCGTCACGGGGGATCGCGACCTGGTGGCCAACTTTCTGCCCGCCTGGCAGGTGAACACGGTGTCCTGGCCCAGCATGGGCGGCACCACCAGCGGTGCGGGACTTTACAACGCGGGGGCCAGTGTCACGGTTGAGGCAACGCCCGTGCCGGGCTACGAATTCGTGCAATGGCTGCAATGGGGAAGTCCCGCCAGTTCCACTCCAGTCTGGACCTTTCAGGCCACGGCGCACGTGGAACTGGAAGCCCGGTTCGCCCAGTTGCCGGCTACGGCCACCTTCGATTTCGACACGGGCACGCCGGCCTGTTTTCCGTCCCAGATCATGCCTGCCTCCCAGAGCCATTCCGGGCTGACAGCCTTCCTCAGTCCCTGGAGCGGCTCCTGGTCGATCCAGAATTCCTTCCTGGGCTGGGTGCCGTCCGTGTTCGACGGGAACTTCCTCTATCCCTCCAGTTTCAACTGCACCCTGTTGATCCAGTTCAGCCAGCCATTGACCGACCTGGGGCTCTGTTTCATGAGTGGCGAAGTCTCCAGCGAGTTCGACACCGCCTCGCTGCTGAGGATGACGGCCTACATGGACTCGCCGGCCTCTCCGGCTCTGGCCAGCGTGTCCGGTCGGGGAGACTGGATGTCCGGTGCCTACCCCGAAGGCCGGCTTGAACTGGCGTCCGCCCAGCCGTTCAACACGGTGATTGTGGATGTGCCGTCGGGGCAACCCTATCCCGTGAGCAACTGGTTCTTTCTGGACAACCTGATCGCCCAGCGCTGGCAGGCACCGCCCGTGATGCTGACGGTGACTGTGATTCCTGCGGGAGCGGGCACTGTGGAGGGAGCGGGAGTGTATTCCGCGGGTGACACCGCCAGTCTGCTGGCCAGTGCGGCGCAGGGCTTCGTCTTTTCAAGCTGGAAGGAAGCGGGCCTCGAGCTGGGCAATCAGTCCGCTCTGGACCTGCTGATGGACGGGGACCGGCAGCTTCAGGCCGTGTTCGCTCCGGTGCTGGGTATCAGCCGTGATCCACTGGCCGACCCCGGGCTGCTGGATCTGGGCTGGGCCTGGCCCGCGGAGGGCTTCGTGCTTCAGCAGCGCAGCGACTCGCCGCCCTTCGCCTGGTCCGATGTCCTGCTGCCGGTTGAGGTGGTCAACGGGCGCAATCGGGTGCAGGTGCCCGAGGAGCTGGGCGTACATGTTTTCCGTCTGGCATACGTGCTGGCACCATAGACTCAGAAGCGGAAGCGCGAGATCGTCTCCTGCAGTTCGCGGGTCACGGCATCCAGTGCATTCGCTGAATCACGGGTCTGGCCGGCGCCCTGATTGGTCTGTTCCGCGGCACTCGCCACCCGTTCCATGCTCTGGCCGATCCGCTGATTGTTGTCCACGGCGCTGCCCATCAGGCGACCGATCTCGTTGGTGGTCACGCTCTGCTCTTCCACGGCGCTGGCGATGGTGGTCTGGGTTTCATTGATCCGATCGATGATCGTCGAGATCCGCACGATCGCCTCGGCCGTGCCGCAGGAATCCTGCTGGATCGTCTGCACCAGCCGCGCGATTTCCTCGGTAGCGCCAGCGGTGGCTTTGGCCAGTTCCTTCACCTAGTTGGCCACGACGGCAAATCCCTTGCCCGCTTCCCCGGCCCGGGCCGCCTCTATGG contains:
- a CDS encoding cytochrome-c peroxidase, translating into MNRSLFLICLAAMGLATACSQQESGAPMAESATTPTIREGEPLAPLPLTETVANPAKVELGKQLFFEPRLSKSGFLSCNSCHNLATGGVDNLPSSIGHGWQLGPINSPTVLNARYNLAQFWDGRAADLKEQAGGPVANPGEMAFTHEAALDVLVTIPEYVAQFNAVYSAPPTMDAVQDAIAAFEETLTTPNSRFDRWLYGDDGVLTETELEGYRLFKAKGCVTCHNGLAVGGAMYQKMGLKKPYRDSTTLGRFNVTANEADRFVFKVPVLRNIELTYPYFHDGSVWDLKEAVMTMADIQLGLPVTDEEATRIVAFLKTLTGEQPQITLPILPPSTVDTPRPDRGI